In the genome of Arachis stenosperma cultivar V10309 chromosome 2, arast.V10309.gnm1.PFL2, whole genome shotgun sequence, the window TGTCTGAAGGatttggaaagggaagtattagttagactgaagatcTTTAGTCAGTTGCCATTTGTGGTTTAGACTGTTTATAAGTTTTAATTTATCTGGtagaagttctaggattgcttTCGGCTTTCCCAAGATATTACATGTTAAATATGTGGGAACTATTGCCATGCTGGGAACCTCCGATTCTCACCCATGCgaattttgtgattttcagatgcaggacgtgaggctcCTCGCCGAAGCATACTGGGGACTTCTGGATTAgtgaagatcctttgttctcgggactctgttttagtttatatgttttgctagATACTTGTTATCTCCACTAATAATataaactgtgatgactcctcttagaggtggtttttggagaataggttttgtATTTTTGTCCCTTTGAGTTTCTTAGGGTTTCTCATTTTatttacatgtatatattttctatgctcggaccggttatctttgcaaccggattttgagttttgatattgttccgagggttacctgaagctgtaggtcgatctcggtcgagatcttctgggTTGGTCGAAGCCGAAGTGTCTGGCAGGCGTATAgtggccggagctggtgtgtccgacttgtggaactgagagtgctgctgatcctttgtcaccgaagggtgggggtacctgcaagggactccgatgcttaagttagcaagggtattaagcaggtattgagtagaatcagagtatgagttatacctgggtgctccagtgtatttatagtagtgagatgtgaccttctgtggataagataagttagttatcttatcttatcttatctcttgttgaggtcagcttatcttccaTGGAACTGCCCTTGTCTCTAtcggcttgggctgcctttggatcTGGGTCGTATTCCTTGAGTtaggcccttctttgggcttttccTGTCGCTTTGGCCGACTTCTTCGTAAAGAAGTCGGTCCGtttgacctaaagaggtcggtcgctttgttaCTGAACATTCTGACTCGGTCATCTccacccagggtatgaacagatatTCATGTTTTTGGCActcctttatatatataatcttgcAATGGCTTATCGTTTATGCAtctcgttacgttatcgatcggagtgttgtgCTTTCGAGTTACGATTTTGTTTTACCCCTTctcaaaggctcctagttatattcattttcgcactactatacgtactaaattttattttagaggttgtaataccttgccattttaaaattataacttaagcataaaattctatatggtagggtgttacacaggGGCGGATGTACATACTATTAAAGGGGGCAATCCCcccaattttaattttcattaaaaaaaaagtctaGCCCCTCCTGTTTTTATTTCCCAGCCCcccttccttttttttcgtaTTACTTTCCCAGGCCTCCCCCCTTAattcatacaaaaaaaatagCCTAATAGCCCATTTTCCAATTCTCACCCCTTTTTTTATTTGCCAGCCGTCCAGCCCCCTTCCTAATAGCCCATTTCCCAATTCCTAATTCCCACCCCTTTTTTTATTTGCCAGCCGCCCAGCCCCCTTCTTCTTTGTTCGCATATTTTTTCAATCCCTCTTTTTGTTCCTACACTTTTCACTTTCACTTTGCAGGTAACAATTTGactttttctattcttctttttttatctctttaatcttcttatcttttaccTCTTTTGactcttgtttttttttttgcagattaaaaaaaagataataattcAACAAGTGATTCTTCACTTCTGTTTCTCAAAAAaggttttatttttattcttttttattttaagaaaattattgaactattgacttttctattattatttttctgttagtcttgtctaatttttttatatatttagttatttacttaattttttattatttgttaattaagttTTTGTTATTATATGTTAGTTTgtatatttagtttttttattagttaactATTTAATTACAAGGTTATATTATTTATACTACAATATTAGTATTATTGTTCTgaattttaatatcttattttgaattgaaatataatttttatattttataaagatCTAAGTTGTAATTTACACTTTTtgctaaatatatttttaattataggAACTTATTTGGCCATTTGAATTATGAGTAAGTTCAAAACTATTGatacattttttaaaagaaaagatcaagagaatgaagataCTTCTACTATTACTACTCTAATACTTGAGGGGTCATCAAATTTCattatttcaagttctccattgaATAGCTCAAAGCGTCCTCGACTTCTTCCAAATCAACTGGATGTTTTTCGTTTGGAAAGAGATCCTGGAATGCGACCAATGATTTGAAAGTTTCCTCCAAATCAAAGAGATGAAATCCGTCGGGCTTATATTAAAGTTGGACCAAATCAACCAATTCTTGATAATTATCCATTTTCTGGTGATAAAAGTCATCGTCGCTTTCAAGTTTCATGGTATAAATTATTTCCATCTTGGTTAGAATATTCTATAGAAGATGATGCTATATATTATTTTCcatgctttctttttgctaaggaACCTTCAATCAATACGggttcaaatatttttattgagaATGGTTTcaggaattggaagaaagtaaaTAGTGGAAAAGAATGTGCTCTTTTGAATCACATTGGCAAAGGTTCCAACTCATTCCATCATAAGGTGCTGAAATCATGTGATGATTTGATGAAACAATCATAACATATCAGCAGACTTCTTCATAAGCAAACATCAGAAGAGATTGAAAATAATCGAATTCGACTAGGAGCATCTATAGATTGCATTAGATGGTTGACATTTCAAGGTTGCACATATAGAGGACATGATGAAAGCCAAAGTTCAAGCAACAGAGGTAACTTTTTGGAAATGTTGAAATTTTTGGGATCTTACAATGAAAGAGTGAAaaaaaatgttttgaaaaaTGCTCCAAAAAATGCTAAATATATTACAAATGATGTCCAAAAAGAAATTCTACATATTCTTGCTACTAAGGTGAGAAATTCAATTAGAGAAGAGATTGGAGATGCCAAATTTTGTATTATTGTTGATGAAGCTAGAGATGAATCTAAAAAGGAGCAAATGGCCATTGTTTTGAGATTTGTTACTCTAGATGGTTTTGTTAAAGAGAGATTTTTGATCTTGTGCATGTCATTGATACTTGTGCAACAACTTTAAAGAAGAATTGATTTCTGTCCTTTCTCATTATAATCTCCAAGTTGAAAATATTAGGCGTCAAGGGTATGATGGTGCTAGCAACATGCGGGTGAGTGGAATGGTTTGCAAGCTTTGTTTCTTAAAGATTCTCCTCAAGCATATTTACATTGTTTTGCTCATAGGTTACAATTAGCATTGGTGGCAGCTTCAAGAGAGGTACTTCAAATTCATGAATTTTTTACTCAATTAAACTCTATTGTCACTATTGTTAGTGCTTCTTCAAAAAGACATGATCAATTACAAGAATCTCAAGCAATTGAAAATACAAACTTGGTTGCTCAAAATGAATTAGAAACAGGCAAAGGTGCGAATCAAATAAGCACTTTACAAAGAGTTGGGGATACTCGATAGAGCTCTCACTTTAATTCTATTTGCAGTTTGGTAAAAATGTTTACTGCTACCAACATTGTTCTCAATAATATCATTGAAGATAGGACAACTTATGTACAAAGAGGTGAGGCTTATGGtgttagtaaaatattattgtcatttgaatttgttttcACTTTGCATTTGATGAAAGAGATTATGGGAATCACTAATGTTCTTTGCCAAGCACTGCAACAACAATCTCAAGATATTCTTAATGCAATGCATATTGTTTCTACATCAAAGTTACTTCTTCTACAATTAAGAGATGGTGGATGGTGCAACTTTCTTGCAAATATTAAAGATTTTTGTGAAAAGCATGAAATTGAAGTCCCTAATATGAGTGCACAATATATTTTTGGAAGAGGTCGATCTCGTCAACCAAATGTGACAGTTGAGCATCATTATCGAATAGATGTATTCTTGGCAACAATTGACTCTCAAATACAAGAGTTGAATAGTAGATTTAGTGAGCAAACAATAGAGCTTTTGACTTTGAGTTGTGCTTTGGATCCTAAGGACAATTTCAAATCATTTAATATTGAAGAAATTAGCAAGTTAACAGAGAAGTTTTATCCCCTTGACTTTCTTTCTAATGAGcttaatattttgaaatttcaGTTGCAACATTATCAGCATGATATACCAAATCATTTGAAAGACATTGGTACACTTTTTGAATTGTGCAAAAAGTTGCAAGAAACGAGAAAATCAACAACTTATCACATGGTTGATAGATTAATACGTCTTGTTTTGACTCTACCAGTGTCTACAGCAACAATAGAAAGAGCTTTTTCAGCAATGAAATTGTTAAGACAAGACTCAGAAGTAAGATGGCCGATGAATTTCTTGCAGACAATTTGGTCatctatataaaaaaagaattagCAACTATTTTCAGCATAAATTCAATTAtagatgattttgaaaatagaaaaaaacgTCGAATGGTATTTTCATGATACAAAATTGTAAGTGataacttttatatattattgtcttactttaattgaaattatatatttaatttttttattttatcaatagaaatagtaatataaaatatttttagtaaattatTAAACACTGTCTCCCTAAATAGTTAATCTAACTCCGCCCCTAATATTACAGTGTATATAAATATACCTTCTGTTAGTTCTAATGTAAAGTACAGTTTATCATAATTGCTAGATTCAATTTAATTCCATTCCATTCCACACAATCATTTTTTTTCCCTTGGATATCATCACTCCACAAGTGCTGCATAATCTGTATAGTTCTTTGATGTTACGTGGTGCTTGTGCATTATTTGGTTGGTAAAAGCGAACCCACCCCACATCTTGGAACATCAACTATTTTTGTTTATGTCTTGGTGCTCACAACAtgcataataaattaataatcatATGAAAGCTAAATCTTAACAACGCATTATTCACTTCAACGTTTTTCCTCACTTCATGTGTACAGTATTCCCCATTTTAGCTAAGGTACAATCCACATTTGTAATTAAATGCgtttctaaattttgaatccTGATTGGAATACAAGGTCTTAACTCGGGAATggatcttttttaatttttttaacaattgaaaGAGTAAAATATAATCTctcattattaattttataagtgaaactaataataaatatgagagagaatAATGAAGGGTTAAAAATTATAGTTTAcactcttatttttttcttaataattcaGAGGATCCATTTCCTCTTAACTCAATTAGGCTACGTTTGCTTATAGAGATAGGACACTGAAACAGAGACACTgagatataaaattatatttgatagatgagatataaataaaaatattgtgtttaaaaacattaaattaatatattttgtatctatcttaataaaaaagataCAGAGACATTAACAAAAaacacaatttatttttatttttaagtaagtatcatttgatatatttaattGTATAACTATATAtgtttaactcatttttaatgcgtattttatattttaatatatattttatattaataattgattttagtaGTGAATTTTAATATACACCTCATATGATTGGTCATTAAAATATTGTTTTTATGTACAGCTTTTTAAATCTTACTGGTCCTTAAGATAATTTgtcataaaataaattatattaatacacataatttaaaatgtccttctttatttattttttagtaatatttAAATGAATCTAGCAAATATATACACTGACACATGATAAaattgttaattaaaaaaatatttatagaaaaatataaaatttaaattctcaatatatttattgtgtatttatt includes:
- the LOC130962657 gene encoding uncharacterized protein LOC130962657, with product MFTATNIVLNNIIEDRTTYVQRGEAYGVSKILLSFEFVFTLHLMKEIMGITNVLCQALQQQSQDILNAMHIVSTSKLLLLQLRDGGWCNFLANIKDFCEKHEIEVPNMSAQYIFGRGRSRQPNVTVEHHYRIDVFLATIDSQIQELNSRFSEQTIELLTLSCALDPKDNFKSFNIEEISKLTEKFYPLDFLSNELNILKFQLQHYQHDIPNHLKDIGTLFELCKKLQETRKSTTYHMVDRLIRLVLTLPVSTATIERAFSAMKLLRQDSEVRWPMNFLQTIWSSI